A region of Streptomyces sp. NBC_01267 DNA encodes the following proteins:
- a CDS encoding ABC transporter ATP-binding protein, producing the protein MTGTAIEATGLGKTYGRRRGWALRNCSFRLPAGRVCALVGPNGAGKSTLLAHAAGLLRPTEGAVQVLGHTPGAARERIAYVAQDKPLIGQLTVADTLRLGRELNPARWDTATAERIVAGGKLDGGATVRTLSGGQRTRVALALALGKRPELMLLDEPMADLDPLARHELMGTLMSEAAEHGTTIVMSSHVLAELEGACDYLLLVEGGRIRLGGETDDLLSAHTLLSGPVAELAPHTVIESRTTGRQMTALVRRDGPVAGDWQSMEPSLEELLLAHLRSPDAPLLLTPSAENRTAVTA; encoded by the coding sequence ATGACCGGCACCGCGATCGAGGCCACAGGCCTCGGCAAGACGTACGGCAGGCGGCGCGGCTGGGCGCTGCGGAACTGCTCCTTCCGGCTGCCCGCAGGCCGTGTCTGTGCGCTCGTCGGGCCCAACGGCGCGGGCAAGTCGACCCTCCTCGCCCACGCGGCGGGGCTGCTCCGGCCCACCGAGGGCGCCGTTCAGGTGCTCGGCCACACGCCCGGCGCCGCGCGTGAGCGGATCGCGTACGTCGCCCAGGACAAGCCGCTGATCGGGCAGTTGACCGTCGCCGACACGCTGCGGCTGGGGCGCGAGCTGAACCCGGCCCGCTGGGACACGGCGACCGCCGAGCGGATCGTGGCGGGCGGCAAGCTGGACGGGGGCGCCACCGTGCGTACGCTCTCCGGCGGCCAGCGCACCCGGGTCGCCCTCGCGCTCGCCCTGGGCAAGCGGCCCGAGCTGATGCTGCTCGACGAACCGATGGCCGACCTGGACCCGCTCGCCCGGCACGAGCTGATGGGCACCCTGATGTCCGAGGCCGCCGAACACGGCACGACGATCGTGATGTCCTCGCACGTCCTCGCCGAACTGGAAGGCGCCTGCGACTACTTGCTGCTGGTCGAGGGCGGCCGGATCCGGCTGGGCGGCGAGACCGACGACCTGCTGTCCGCCCATACGCTGCTGAGCGGACCGGTGGCCGAGCTGGCCCCGCACACGGTCATCGAATCGCGGACCACGGGCCGTCAGATGACCGCGCTGGTACGGCGGGACGGACCGGTCGCGGGCGACTGGCAGAGCATGGAACCCTCCCTGGAGGAGCTGCTGCTCGCGCACCTGCGGTCACCGGACGCGCCTCTTCTGCTCACCCCGAGCGCGGAGAACCGTACGGCGGTGACGGCATGA
- a CDS encoding CHAD domain-containing protein, with product MPRPDPTATAGELLSCYLHDQAAEFLRSLRTYADGDEEAARTLRRSARRIGGTLHTFRTLLDPVWADQLRSELAWLSGALAREHAYAARLARLLDALGRLSDGPAALPAPRAEAPHPTMAVGAARAGALLERQLTLARTRAHSAALQALGSSRFHAVADAVALLASEVPFAPTAAVRADDALPPAADSAGRKLADAVAALPLHLAAHPYNAEGLSDSQDAPWHQVRLLLRLHRYAQEALYADRDSRPGPDLRLYGAGQALDLHREAAEAAAAAASAARTPRIAPATAYALGVLHADQRHEVEAARYSFQQTWQHTAVTTA from the coding sequence GTGCCACGCCCTGACCCGACAGCCACGGCGGGCGAACTGCTCTCCTGCTATCTGCACGACCAGGCCGCGGAGTTCCTGCGCAGCCTGCGCACCTACGCGGACGGGGACGAGGAGGCCGCCCGCACCCTGCGCCGCTCGGCCCGCCGCATCGGCGGCACCCTGCACACCTTCCGTACGCTGCTCGACCCGGTCTGGGCCGATCAACTGCGGTCCGAACTGGCCTGGTTGTCCGGCGCGCTGGCCCGTGAGCACGCGTACGCGGCCCGGCTGGCCCGGCTGCTCGACGCGCTCGGCCGGCTGTCGGACGGCCCGGCCGCGCTGCCCGCCCCGCGCGCGGAGGCGCCCCATCCGACCATGGCCGTGGGGGCCGCGCGGGCCGGGGCGCTCCTGGAGCGGCAGTTGACGCTGGCCAGGACCCGCGCCCACTCCGCGGCGCTCCAGGCACTGGGCTCGTCCCGCTTCCACGCGGTCGCGGACGCGGTGGCGCTGCTGGCGTCGGAGGTGCCGTTCGCCCCGACGGCGGCCGTCCGCGCCGACGACGCCCTGCCGCCCGCCGCGGACTCGGCGGGCCGCAAGCTGGCGGACGCGGTCGCCGCGCTGCCACTGCACCTGGCGGCGCACCCGTACAACGCGGAGGGGCTGAGCGATTCCCAGGACGCCCCCTGGCACCAGGTCAGACTGCTGCTGCGGCTGCACCGGTACGCCCAGGAGGCGCTGTACGCGGACCGCGACAGCCGACCGGGCCCGGACCTGCGGCTGTACGGCGCCGGGCAGGCGCTGGACCTGCACCGCGAGGCCGCCGAAGCCGCGGCGGCAGCGGCGTCGGCGGCCCGCACGCCCCGGATCGCGCCGGCGACGGCGTACGCCCTGGGGGTCCTGCACGCCGACCAGCGCCATGAGGTCGAGGCCGCCCGGTACAGCTTCCAGCAGACCTGGCAGCACACGGCGGTGACGACAGCATGA
- the mshD gene encoding mycothiol synthase — MTNAPAVPASGRQIQTLDTLTADQEQAVRALLAEAARTDGQQAVSEQGRLQLRGGRREGVQHFLVTVDGTLTGYAQLEATDPVEAPAAELVVHPSHRGQGNGRALGSALMAASGRRLRVWAHGGHSAARHLAQVLGLAKFRELRQLRRPLVPLDIPEPVYPDGVTVRTFVPGQDDAAWLAVNAAAFAHHPEQGAMTQRDLDDRKAESWFDPKGFFLAVREEDGEVVGFHWTKVHTDEQLGEVYVVGIRPDAQGGGLGKALTATGLHHLASEGLPTAMLYVDADNPAALAVYERLGFVTHEVDLMYRSES, encoded by the coding sequence ATGACGAATGCGCCCGCAGTTCCCGCCTCCGGCCGGCAGATCCAGACCCTCGACACGCTCACCGCCGATCAGGAGCAGGCCGTTCGCGCGCTGCTCGCCGAGGCCGCCCGTACCGATGGACAGCAGGCCGTCTCCGAGCAGGGGCGGCTTCAGCTGCGGGGCGGGCGGCGGGAGGGGGTGCAGCACTTCCTCGTCACCGTCGACGGCACCCTCACCGGGTACGCCCAGCTGGAGGCCACCGACCCGGTCGAGGCGCCCGCCGCCGAGCTGGTCGTGCACCCCTCGCACCGTGGACAGGGGAACGGGCGCGCGCTCGGTTCCGCACTGATGGCGGCCTCCGGGCGGCGCCTGCGGGTGTGGGCGCACGGGGGGCACTCCGCCGCCCGCCATCTGGCGCAGGTCCTCGGGCTGGCCAAGTTCCGTGAACTTCGGCAGCTGCGGCGGCCGTTGGTGCCGCTCGACATTCCCGAGCCGGTGTACCCGGACGGGGTGACCGTCCGTACCTTCGTCCCCGGTCAGGACGATGCCGCCTGGCTCGCCGTGAACGCCGCCGCCTTCGCCCACCACCCCGAACAGGGCGCCATGACCCAACGCGACCTGGACGACCGCAAGGCCGAGTCCTGGTTCGACCCGAAGGGGTTCTTCCTCGCGGTACGGGAGGAGGACGGCGAGGTCGTCGGCTTCCACTGGACCAAGGTGCACACCGACGAGCAGCTGGGCGAGGTGTACGTGGTCGGCATCCGCCCCGACGCGCAGGGCGGCGGCCTGGGCAAGGCACTCACCGCGACCGGGCTGCACCATCTCGCGTCGGAGGGGCTGCCGACGGCGATGCTGTACGTCGACGCCGACAACCCGGCTGCTCTCGCGGTGTACGAGCGGTTGGGGTTCGTGACGCACGAGGTGGATCTGATGTACCGGTCGGAGTCGTGA
- a CDS encoding RNA degradosome polyphosphate kinase, producing MSQQPSAEVPVQHLQPSVGSIAAHRPHTVATAGPDLDSGVDADVDTYDADGDSTELPSGRFLDREQSWLAFNERVLELAEDPTTPLLERANFLAIFASNLDEFFMVRVAGLKRRIATGVAARSASGLQPREVLEQIWTRSRELMARHAACFQQDVAPALADESIHLIRWDDLTDKEQARLFTFFRQRIFPVLTPLAVDPAHPFPYISGLSLNLAVVVRNPVSGHRHFARVKVPPLLTRFLEASPQRYVPVEDIIAAHLEELFPGMEVLAHHMFRVTRNEDLEVEEDDAENLLKALEKELMRRRFGPPVRLEVEESIDPYILDLLVRELKVSEAEVYPLPGPLDLTGLFGIASLDRPELKYPPFIAGTHRDLAEVESASAPDIFAALRERDVLLHHPYDSFSTSVQAFLEQAAGDPDVLAIKQTLYRTSGDSPIVDALIDAAESGKQVLVLVEIKARFDEQANIKWARKLEEAGCHVVYGLVGLKTHCKLSLVVRQEGDTLRRYSHVGTGNYHPKTARLYEDLGLLTADPQVGADLSDLFNRLSGYSRRETYRRLLVAPKSLRDGLITRIDKEVTHRRAGRPAYVRIKVNSMVDEAVIDACYRAAQAGVPVDIWVRGICAIRPGVTGLSENVRVRSILGRFLEHSRVFAFGNGGEPEVWLGSADMMHRNLDRRIEALVRVTDPAHRAALSRLLETGMSDTTSSWHLGADGNWTRRATDAEGRPLRHVQEMLIDARRRRRATP from the coding sequence ATGAGCCAGCAGCCCAGTGCAGAGGTCCCGGTCCAGCACCTCCAGCCCTCCGTCGGTTCGATCGCGGCGCACCGCCCGCACACCGTCGCGACGGCCGGTCCGGACCTGGATTCGGGCGTCGACGCCGATGTCGACACGTACGACGCGGACGGCGACAGCACCGAGCTGCCCTCGGGCCGCTTCCTCGACCGGGAGCAGAGCTGGCTCGCCTTCAACGAACGGGTGCTGGAGCTCGCCGAGGATCCGACGACCCCGCTCCTCGAACGGGCTAATTTCCTCGCCATCTTCGCGAGCAACCTGGACGAGTTCTTCATGGTCCGGGTGGCCGGGCTCAAGCGCCGCATCGCGACCGGTGTCGCCGCCCGGTCCGCATCGGGTCTCCAGCCCCGCGAAGTGCTGGAACAGATCTGGACCAGATCCCGTGAGCTCATGGCCAGGCACGCCGCCTGCTTCCAGCAGGACGTCGCGCCCGCCCTCGCCGACGAGAGCATCCACCTGATCCGCTGGGACGACCTGACCGACAAGGAACAGGCCAGGCTCTTCACCTTCTTCCGTCAGCGGATCTTCCCGGTACTGACCCCGCTGGCCGTCGACCCCGCGCACCCGTTCCCGTACATCTCGGGGCTCTCGCTCAACCTCGCCGTGGTCGTCCGCAACCCGGTCAGCGGTCACCGCCACTTCGCCCGGGTCAAGGTGCCGCCGCTGCTCACCCGGTTCCTGGAGGCGTCGCCGCAGCGGTACGTGCCCGTCGAGGACATCATCGCGGCGCACCTGGAGGAGCTCTTCCCCGGCATGGAGGTGCTCGCGCACCACATGTTCCGGGTCACCAGGAACGAGGACCTGGAGGTCGAGGAGGACGACGCGGAGAACCTCCTCAAGGCCCTGGAGAAGGAGCTCATGCGGCGGCGTTTCGGCCCGCCCGTCCGGCTGGAGGTCGAGGAGTCCATCGACCCCTACATACTCGATCTGCTGGTCCGCGAGCTGAAGGTCTCCGAGGCGGAGGTCTATCCGCTGCCCGGCCCCCTCGACCTCACCGGACTCTTCGGCATCGCGTCACTGGACCGGCCCGAGCTGAAGTACCCGCCGTTCATCGCGGGCACCCACCGCGACCTCGCCGAGGTCGAGTCGGCGTCGGCGCCCGACATCTTCGCGGCGCTGCGCGAACGGGACGTACTGCTGCACCACCCGTACGACTCGTTCTCCACCTCCGTCCAGGCCTTCCTGGAACAGGCCGCCGGCGACCCCGACGTCCTCGCCATCAAGCAGACGCTGTACCGGACTTCGGGCGACTCACCGATAGTCGACGCGCTGATCGACGCCGCCGAGTCCGGCAAGCAGGTGCTCGTCCTGGTCGAGATCAAGGCCCGGTTCGACGAGCAGGCCAACATCAAGTGGGCCCGGAAGCTGGAAGAGGCGGGCTGCCATGTCGTCTACGGCCTGGTCGGGCTGAAGACGCACTGCAAGCTGTCGCTCGTCGTCCGGCAGGAGGGCGACACCCTGCGCCGCTACTCCCATGTGGGGACGGGGAACTACCACCCCAAGACGGCCAGGCTCTACGAGGACCTCGGCCTCCTCACCGCCGACCCGCAGGTCGGCGCCGACCTCTCCGACCTCTTCAACCGGCTGTCGGGCTACTCCCGGCGCGAGACGTACCGGCGGCTGCTGGTCGCCCCCAAGTCGCTGCGCGACGGGCTGATCACGCGGATCGACAAGGAGGTCACGCACCGGCGTGCGGGCCGCCCCGCCTACGTACGCATCAAGGTCAACTCGATGGTCGACGAAGCGGTCATCGACGCCTGCTACCGGGCCGCGCAGGCCGGGGTGCCCGTCGACATCTGGGTGCGCGGCATCTGCGCGATACGCCCCGGCGTCACCGGGCTCTCCGAGAACGTCCGGGTCCGCTCGATACTGGGGCGCTTCCTGGAACACTCACGGGTCTTCGCCTTCGGCAACGGCGGCGAGCCCGAAGTCTGGCTGGGCAGCGCCGACATGATGCACCGCAATCTCGACCGCCGCATCGAGGCCCTGGTCCGTGTCACCGACCCGGCCCACCGCGCGGCACTCAGCCGGCTCCTGGAGACCGGCATGTCCGACACCACGTCCTCCTGGCACCTGGGCGCCGACGGCAACTGGACGCGCCGCGCGACCGACGCCGAAGGCCGGCCGCTGCGCCATGTGCAGGAGATGCTCATCGACGCCCGGAGGCGCCGCCGTGCGACCCCTTGA
- a CDS encoding GntR family transcriptional regulator, with product MIEFRIDRRSGVSTYLQIVQQTKQALRLGLLVPGDQLPTARAVVEATAINPNTVLKAYRELEREGLVEARRGMGTFVRKSLGRTTPDDPALRAELTAWAARARAAGLEKDDAAALCASVLDDCFDATTTTATATDDSTGTRADDRSKGDAQK from the coding sequence GTGATCGAGTTCCGCATCGACCGCCGCAGTGGCGTCTCGACGTACCTCCAGATCGTCCAGCAGACCAAACAGGCCCTGCGCCTGGGCCTGTTGGTCCCCGGCGACCAGCTGCCGACCGCACGCGCCGTCGTCGAGGCCACCGCCATCAATCCCAACACCGTCCTCAAGGCCTACCGGGAGCTGGAGCGCGAAGGCCTGGTCGAGGCCCGGCGGGGGATGGGCACCTTCGTCCGCAAGTCCCTCGGCAGGACCACCCCGGACGACCCGGCTCTGCGGGCCGAACTCACCGCGTGGGCGGCCCGAGCCCGTGCGGCCGGGCTGGAGAAGGACGACGCGGCGGCGCTCTGCGCATCCGTACTCGACGACTGCTTCGACGCCACCACCACCACAGCCACAGCCACCGACGACAGCACCGGCACCAGAGCAGATGACCGCTCCAAGGGGGACGCACAGAAATGA
- a CDS encoding ABC transporter permease, with protein sequence MSALAPSGPAWVAVRTHRRTLWWALGLTVLAVALLVAVRLWSTHLADEFAGSGCPIRLSDGTCSDNTWFIASSEWTYSQLMAKGSAVIALLPFLVAAFVAGPVVGREMESGTYRMLWTQSVSPVRWFAVKLAVPAAMALAGSTVLIGAYRWAWSTGPGHGGPGMEWYDIDVYTAIGPVGIAATVLAVPVGALIGLLVRRTVSAMVSGMFTLGVLLYVPANFRGNFWTTRTVTGSLADGYPPYDGMVLGDGALTSSGARVSDPMCVDDKACLTAHHIVGYYRTSQPASHFWQLQLVETGILLALAVIAAALVLRIVKRTTA encoded by the coding sequence ATGAGCGCGCTCGCCCCGAGCGGCCCGGCCTGGGTCGCGGTTCGGACGCACCGCAGGACCCTGTGGTGGGCGCTCGGACTCACCGTACTGGCGGTGGCGCTGCTGGTCGCCGTGCGGCTGTGGTCCACCCATCTCGCCGACGAGTTCGCCGGCAGCGGCTGCCCGATCCGGCTGTCGGACGGCACCTGCTCCGACAACACCTGGTTCATCGCGAGCAGCGAATGGACCTACAGCCAGCTGATGGCGAAGGGCAGCGCGGTCATCGCCCTGCTGCCGTTCCTGGTCGCCGCGTTCGTCGCGGGACCGGTGGTCGGACGCGAAATGGAGTCCGGCACCTACCGGATGCTGTGGACCCAGTCCGTCTCCCCCGTCCGCTGGTTCGCGGTGAAGCTCGCCGTACCGGCCGCCATGGCCCTGGCGGGGTCGACGGTCCTGATCGGCGCCTACCGCTGGGCCTGGTCCACCGGTCCGGGCCACGGTGGACCAGGCATGGAGTGGTACGACATCGACGTCTACACCGCGATCGGCCCGGTCGGCATCGCCGCCACCGTGCTGGCCGTCCCCGTCGGCGCCCTGATCGGCCTGCTCGTCCGCCGCACGGTCTCCGCCATGGTGAGCGGCATGTTCACCCTCGGGGTCCTGCTGTACGTGCCCGCCAACTTCCGTGGCAACTTCTGGACGACCCGCACCGTCACAGGAAGCCTCGCCGACGGCTACCCGCCGTACGACGGAATGGTGCTCGGCGACGGCGCGCTGACATCGAGCGGTGCGCGGGTGAGCGACCCGATGTGTGTGGACGACAAGGCGTGCCTGACGGCCCATCACATCGTCGGCTACTACCGCACCTCCCAGCCCGCGTCGCACTTCTGGCAGCTCCAACTGGTGGAAACGGGCATCCTGCTGGCCCTGGCCGTCATCGCGGCGGCCCTCGTACTGCGCATCGTGAAGAGGACGACGGCATGA